The genome window agaaagagaaacactgctCTGGTAGAGTTCCACTGCAGTAAcattaaatcaaattatttaaaatcatactATCTGTTTAAGTCTTCCTAATCTGTTATGACTCTGAAAACAAGGGAAATTGTATTATGTTGTGATACAATGGGAAGGAAAGGCCCGTCAAGCCATTTAGACTGGGTTTGATTTCTAGCTTTCCCACTTACTAGATAGGCGACTTTGGGCAAAACCTGAgattcagtttccacatttgtaaattGGGAACATTACTTATCTCCTAGGGCTGTTGGAGAATTAAACGAGATAATAAGCTCAATCAATAGAGTTTCCTCCTCCTTCTATCCTGACCTCTAGATTCAGTGCTGTTGAACAGAACTCTCTGGGAGGATGGAAATACTCTATAAAGCGCACTATCTAATAAGGCAGCCATGTGGCTACTgaccacttgaaatgtggctagtgtgactgaggaactcaattttaattatatttaattaatttaaatttaaaaagccacatgTAGCCTGTGtctaccatactggacagcacaacACAAAGCCACgaaattctatttctttgaggCTTTAAATCTTACGGGAACCAGGGGAGAGTATAATAAACAACAGTAAGATTCTCTACAAGTTTATCCCAGATGCAGTTTACCTGAATAGCATAGATAAGCTTCGTGGTCAAATATATCTGGATTTGAATGCCATGTATGTGTGATCCAAGCCAATTTACCCAAAATACCTAAACCTCAGATTCCCCATCTAAAGGACAGGAATACTTACTATCCTCACTGAGGCATTGCAGAGATGACAAATTAATGGATCTGACGTAGTAGGTGCTTAACAAATCtagtttcctttctcctcccgTATTCATTGTTATTACATGACCACTTTCCTCACATGCTGGCCAAGTGCCTAAACTGTTACTAAatttaatattaacaaatatagTTAACGCCAACCATTTGCCAACATGTGTTTACTCCACTAAACTGtcaatatgtaattttttaagaaCCTGAACTCTAAAAatttatcaataaaaagaaaaatatcttcaatatagaaaaaaacctcacaaaagaATCTTTAACTCTAAAACCATTATTGTGAAATGCAAGTAGATATTGGCTCTGCAAAGAAACTAGGTTTTCTGGGTCCCTTAGCTCATTCTTTCAAGCTACTCAGATTCTCAGATAAGGATTATTGCTTCTGAATTATTCTGCTACACAGTTgcttgattgatttgaggatgaaaataaaaattaaaaccaaaacttAAATCTGTTTCATAGCCAGAAATTTGGCTTCTTTTGGAAAGTGCTACATCTTCTAACGATGATTAACAATTCCAAGTCTGTAGACAATCTAGCTACCTTTAAGGTTCCTTTCAGTAATAAAATATTCCAGATATCTGTATTACGTTGTTGATCAATAAATACCTAGAATAAAATACCTGAATATCACTCGGGCTGTTCATCGGGAACTGGGAATTGGTGGAAGCTAACCTAACGCTGACTTCTCCGTGTTACCTGAAGAGACCCCTCACTGCCCAAACCACAGAAAGGCTACCGACATTACACCTATGACtcttatcttaatttttaatttctgttgcAGAACATATGCCACTGGAGGATGCCAAACTGTGTGTATAACTGTCTCTCTGGCTATTTTCAGATAGTGTGGCAAGGCATAATGTGTAGGGACTAATAAGCTTCTCCGCACTAATGTTTGCTCATTGTCAGTTTAGATGGGGGGACAAAGGCAGATCTTTCAGTTGAGTAAGCTCTGTATTAAAACTCTAAATCTGGACACAATTTCTAATCACTGAACACACATTTTAACATCAATGGGGGAAAAAGCTTTAACCAGGCACAAAACACTGTGTAAATCCTTGactaaaaaataattaactattTAATTTGGTCTGTCTGTTTAAATACTGTACTTTGGCCCTATTCTCTTGCCCTACACACTGTTAGGTAAACAAAAAAAGTGTTCACCATTTCAGCCGACATAAGTAGGTAGACATCtggttttcatatttatataaccAGAAACAAATACTTTACAAGCTGTCTACGACTTGGATTGAATGTGGATGTACGCACAAAAATACAagcaactaaaaaataaataattcaacaCATAAAATCTTCAATTTCTTATCTCTATTCCAATTAGCAACCAACAAACCAAAgcacttctaaaatattttccagccACCAAGCCCTGAAATCAGAAGTATATATTTGCAAGTGTCAATGAATCTCATGCACTATAAATTAAATCAAGGAGGAAACCAACTTGTTTTTGGACCTGTCAACCCCCTTGACTTAAAGGCTTGGATGTTCTCTTTCAAATAACAGGTCACTGTAGgtctctaattttattatttattttttattgtagtcactttttttttaagcttggaATTAATTACTACACAACCAGGATGTACCATGTTGCTCAATTTTACGTTACACCAACAAGTTCCGTAAGTCTGAAGTTTATGAGCATAATCTGAAATATAGGCAATAACTACACTGTAAAAGAATGGTTTCTAAACCAACTACCCTATATACACAGTTCTCTGAAAGCAAAGTCCTAAAAATCTTTAACTTGCAGGACTGGTGAACGGGGGTATGAATTTATAgctcttttaagttttttctccTCAGTGAAAACACAAGAAGTCATTATGAACGTGCATTTGAATTTGAATACTTGTCTCCCTACTACCTCCCCAACCCCcaagaaagaaaccaaacagGCACGCCTGCTGGGTATATGAGCTCCGCCCCCAAAACTCAGGCGAAAACCCTTGCCAGTCTTTATTAAGATCTGGATTCTGCTCTGTCCTCATCCCACATATACTGTTAATCTTGGAAAGCATCTCCATACtaaaactggttttaaaaaaaacaagagtgTGAAGTGTTGCTTATATGCCCGTGCTTCACAGACTAGAGGGTTGGGACTTGGAACTACGTGTACCTAAACGTGGCCTTATGGGGAGCAGTAGAGGGAAAAGGGAGATCAGTGgcaaaaaagagtaaagaaaggaaagctgCGAATTACAGGGCCTAAAAACTTGAGGTCCCTACTTTGGACATTTCTCTCCCCCTGTCCCCACCCATAGTAGGAATCAGAAAGATCAGAAAAGGCTGAGGGCCAGCGTGACTGGCGACAACtaaaaggattttgaaaaatTCGGCACAAGAAAAGGCTGCGAGGAGAAATCGGATGGGAGAAAGATGAAAGCTGAGAGCTGGTTCCTGGGGTGACACTGGGACCCCGACTTCGGGGGAAAAGCTGGAGGTCCCGctgctggaggggtgggggtgtggtGTGGGCCGTCCCAGGTGCCGCAGGCAAGGCGCGGGGGTCCAGACGTCGAGAAGGCTCGGCAAACTAACCCGGTGCCCAGGGGCCTCCCCATCAGAACGGGGTCGCGTTTGAGCTGCAGGGGGTCCTCCCCCTCCCCGTCCAACTCCTCCTCACCCGGGCCGTAGAACTTGCTGCCTTTGGTCACGTCGAAGACTTTCCCATTGACCGCGAGCAGGATGCGCGGGGTGCGGGACCCGTCGTACTGGCGCAGCTGCTCCAAGCTGAAGTCCCGCTTCTTCATGCGAGGCAGGGAGGCGGCGGGGCTCTCCTctcccgccccggccccggcgcCCAGACCCCGCCGCCCCCAGCGCACCCACAGCCGGTAGGCCCCCAGCAGCACCAGCGCCACCAGCGCCACGTTCAGCAGCATCTCCCCGCCCCCCGTCAGAAGCGCCAACGCCGCTGCCGCCCAGCCGCCCCCTTCTGCTGCCGCTCCCGCGCCGCCCGGGCTCTCGCTGCTGCCGTCGCTGCTGCTCTCGCTGCCACTCCCCAGGGTGCCTAGCTTCACGTCCCCATCACCCGCCGCCATCACTGCCCGCCAgcgcctgctcctcctccccaccccctgccctccccaaccCCACGGCGCGCCCCGCCCATCTGGGGCCTCCCAGCCAATAACGTGAGGGGAGGAGGCGGGGTCAGACTGCCTCCCGATTGGGTGTTGACGAGGTAACGTTGTCTTggctctctccctgcccctcccttcttTTGCGGGCCGCTCTCGCGGGCGACGCCCCGCCCACCTCGCCCCACACTTCCCTGCTCTCGCTCAGCGCCTCCGCTTTGCTGA of Equus quagga isolate Etosha38 chromosome 3, UCLA_HA_Equagga_1.0, whole genome shotgun sequence contains these proteins:
- the PGRMC2 gene encoding membrane-associated progesterone receptor component 2 produces the protein MAAGDGDVKLGTLGSGSESSSDGSSESPGGAGAAAEGGGWAAAALALLTGGGEMLLNVALVALVLLGAYRLWVRWGRRGLGAGAGAGEESPAASLPRMKKRDFSLEQLRQYDGSRTPRILLAVNGKVFDVTKGSKFYGPAGPYGIFAGRDASRGLATFCLDKDALKDEYDDLSDLNAVQMESVREWEMQFKEKYDYVGRLLKPGEEPSEYTDEEDTKDHNKQD